In one Candidatus Eisenbacteria bacterium genomic region, the following are encoded:
- the rpsU gene encoding 30S ribosomal protein S21 has product MPGIRVKEGESFESALRRFKKKCEKAGVLADLRRHQHFEKPSERRKRKLNAAKRKMMARMKAE; this is encoded by the coding sequence ATGCCCGGCATCAGGGTCAAAGAAGGCGAGTCCTTCGAGAGCGCCCTTCGCCGGTTCAAGAAGAAGTGCGAGAAGGCTGGAGTTCTCGCGGATCTACGACGTCATCAGCACTTCGAGAAACCGAGCGAGCGGCGCAAGCGGAAGCTTAACGCCGCGAAAAGAAAGATGATGGCTCGGATGAAGGCGGAGTAG
- a CDS encoding 16S rRNA (uracil(1498)-N(3))-methyltransferase, translating to MPKPRRPDTIFWVAPDAIRGDRLTLDREESHHLLHVHRAAPGTPFVAVDGVGGTYECLLESSDRRVAVGAIERRSSGQGELSVPITLLVGLPGAGPAETVVAHAVPLGALAIDFVACDRAGRQALESSRLERLSRVAVSALKQSRRSRLPAIRSSASLEAAIALLGDGPRYVADPGSQSRIKSASGELQGSISLAVGPPGGFTDEEGGRLLEAGFRPISLGGSRLTTETAAIALLAVVRNQLE from the coding sequence GTGCCCAAGCCGCGACGACCCGACACGATCTTCTGGGTCGCCCCCGACGCGATCCGAGGCGATCGCCTCACGCTCGATCGCGAGGAATCACACCACCTTCTGCACGTACACCGAGCGGCTCCCGGGACCCCCTTCGTGGCGGTCGACGGGGTGGGGGGAACCTACGAGTGCCTTCTCGAATCGTCGGATCGGCGCGTCGCGGTCGGCGCAATCGAGCGGCGATCTTCGGGTCAGGGCGAGCTTTCCGTTCCGATCACGCTCTTGGTCGGCCTCCCCGGCGCCGGACCCGCGGAAACGGTCGTGGCCCACGCCGTGCCGCTTGGAGCGCTGGCGATCGACTTCGTCGCCTGCGACCGGGCCGGACGCCAAGCACTTGAATCTTCGCGCCTCGAGCGGTTATCCAGGGTCGCCGTCTCCGCGCTGAAGCAGTCGCGGCGCAGCCGCCTACCGGCGATCCGTTCCTCGGCCTCATTGGAGGCGGCCATTGCGCTTCTGGGCGACGGGCCGAGATATGTGGCGGATCCGGGGAGCCAGTCCCGCATCAAATCCGCATCGGGTGAGCTTCAAGGCTCTATTTCCCTGGCTGTTGGACCGCCCGGCGGCTTTACGGACGAAGAGGGCGGGAGGCTCCTCGAGGCTGGATTCCGGCCTATCTCACTAGGTGGTAGCAGATTAACCACGGAGACGGCCGCGATAGCGCTTTTGGCGGTCGTGCGTAATCAATTAGAATAA
- the dnaJ gene encoding molecular chaperone DnaJ, which yields MAKRDYYEVLGVPRGASEDEIKKAYRQHALKWHPDRNPGNKEAEARFREAAEAYEILRDPEKRAHYDRFGHAPAAPPGGGFGDFAGFDLADALRAFMRDFGGGGFGGFGDAFEQQSARGGPRERRGNTLELRLPLTLEEIATGVEKVVKIRHMRACSTCHGTGAKEGTTRKTCPVCHGSGQVRLVQRSILGQLINITTCDRCRGEGTVIETPCADCAGEGRRREQSELTIQVPAGVSNGNYIPLAGMGDVGPRGGAPGDLIAHIEEIEHDLFLRDGDDLLVEIPISVAKAALGGRIEVPTLGGGRAAIDVPAGTTPGKLLRLRGKGIRSLKRSKPGDLLVRIDLATPAKLSDRGKKLLQEFDELPEAKPAAPRRPRDDAGR from the coding sequence GTGGCCAAACGGGACTACTACGAAGTGCTGGGCGTGCCCCGCGGCGCGTCGGAGGATGAGATCAAGAAGGCGTATCGCCAGCACGCGCTCAAGTGGCATCCCGACCGAAATCCCGGGAACAAGGAGGCGGAAGCCCGGTTCCGCGAGGCCGCCGAAGCATACGAAATTCTGCGCGATCCGGAGAAGCGGGCGCACTACGACCGCTTCGGACACGCGCCGGCGGCCCCTCCGGGCGGCGGCTTCGGCGACTTCGCCGGGTTTGATCTGGCCGACGCGCTTCGCGCCTTCATGCGCGACTTCGGCGGCGGTGGATTCGGCGGATTCGGCGACGCCTTCGAGCAGCAGTCGGCCCGCGGCGGCCCGCGCGAACGGCGTGGCAACACGCTGGAGCTTCGCCTGCCTCTGACGCTCGAGGAGATCGCGACCGGAGTCGAGAAGGTCGTCAAGATCCGTCATATGCGCGCCTGCTCGACCTGCCACGGAACCGGCGCCAAGGAGGGGACGACCCGGAAGACCTGCCCGGTCTGTCACGGCTCGGGCCAGGTGCGGTTGGTGCAGCGCTCGATCCTCGGCCAGCTGATCAACATCACGACGTGCGACCGGTGCCGCGGCGAGGGGACCGTGATCGAAACGCCGTGCGCCGACTGCGCCGGCGAGGGACGCCGCCGCGAGCAGAGCGAGCTCACGATCCAGGTCCCGGCCGGGGTCTCGAACGGGAACTACATCCCGCTCGCCGGCATGGGAGACGTCGGTCCCCGGGGCGGCGCGCCCGGCGACCTGATCGCCCACATCGAGGAGATCGAGCACGACCTCTTCCTGAGGGACGGAGACGACCTCCTGGTCGAGATTCCGATCAGCGTCGCAAAGGCGGCGCTCGGGGGGCGGATCGAAGTCCCGACCCTGGGCGGAGGACGGGCGGCCATCGACGTGCCCGCGGGTACGACCCCGGGGAAGCTCCTTCGCCTCCGCGGGAAGGGGATACGGAGCCTCAAGCGGTCGAAGCCTGGGGATCTGCTGGTTCGGATCGACCTCGCGACGCCGGCAAAGCTCTCGGACCGGGGGAAGAAGCTGCTCCAGGAATTCGACGAGCTGCCCGAGGCCAAGCCCGCGGCCCCGCGGCGACCCCGCGACGACGCCGGCCGCTAG